A single window of Actinoallomurus bryophytorum DNA harbors:
- a CDS encoding glycosyltransferase family 87 protein, translating into MGEPQLIDGAGGAAGSSGPAAVRTGPWHLVPALFATTVVVSVLGYVQKLPCRGAGFDFVPTVRNACYTDIYPLYFGRGLADGKIPYLDKIPEPVEYPVLTGGFMHVMAVISRWFGGPDAVSRGMWFYDLTVVGLMLCALATVLAVAYSSGRHGMRTGLLVAASPALLLSAYINWDLLAVALSALAVVAWARRHVATAGVLLGLGVAAKFYPLLFLGPLFLLCLRAGKLREFGRLLAGAVIAWLVVNVPIMLLAFDSWSRFYTFNQQRPVDWGSIFFMAGRKGLTSVDNVPTLNLMGEAGFGVLAVGIAALVLLAPRRPRLPQVLFLVLAAFLLTNKVWSPQYILWLLPVIALARPKLPAYLVWQAGEIIYFFGIWWYLLAGSLEQPGMGLSDTLSAVFSGHAPALGIDDGVYYIALLARFLTVLMLAVLVVIDILVPRLDIVRVDGVDDPAGGVLDGATDRFMLRRLAPQAA; encoded by the coding sequence ATGGGCGAGCCCCAGCTGATCGACGGGGCCGGAGGAGCCGCGGGCTCCTCCGGCCCCGCCGCCGTACGTACCGGGCCGTGGCATCTGGTGCCCGCGCTCTTCGCCACCACTGTGGTCGTCTCGGTCCTCGGGTATGTGCAGAAGCTGCCCTGTCGCGGGGCCGGCTTCGACTTCGTGCCGACGGTCCGCAACGCCTGCTACACCGACATCTATCCGCTCTACTTCGGGCGCGGGCTGGCCGACGGCAAGATCCCCTACCTCGACAAGATCCCGGAACCGGTGGAGTACCCCGTGCTCACCGGCGGGTTCATGCACGTCATGGCGGTGATCTCGCGCTGGTTCGGCGGGCCGGACGCCGTCTCGCGCGGCATGTGGTTCTACGACCTCACCGTCGTCGGCCTGATGCTCTGTGCCCTGGCCACCGTGCTCGCCGTGGCGTACTCCTCGGGCCGGCACGGGATGCGGACCGGCCTGCTCGTCGCCGCGTCTCCGGCGCTGCTGCTGTCGGCATACATCAACTGGGACCTGCTGGCCGTCGCCCTGTCCGCGCTCGCCGTGGTGGCGTGGGCGCGACGTCATGTCGCCACGGCCGGGGTGCTGCTCGGCCTCGGCGTGGCCGCCAAGTTCTACCCGTTGCTGTTCCTGGGCCCGCTGTTCCTGCTCTGCCTGCGGGCCGGCAAACTGCGGGAGTTCGGCCGCCTTCTCGCGGGGGCGGTCATCGCCTGGCTCGTCGTGAATGTGCCGATCATGCTGCTGGCCTTCGACAGCTGGAGCCGCTTCTACACGTTCAACCAGCAGCGGCCGGTCGACTGGGGCTCGATCTTCTTCATGGCCGGCCGCAAGGGACTGACGTCGGTCGACAACGTGCCGACGCTCAACCTCATGGGCGAGGCCGGGTTCGGGGTGCTGGCGGTGGGGATCGCCGCCCTCGTGCTCCTCGCGCCCCGGCGCCCGCGGCTGCCGCAGGTGCTCTTCCTGGTCCTCGCGGCGTTCCTGCTCACCAACAAGGTCTGGTCGCCGCAGTACATCCTGTGGCTGCTGCCCGTGATCGCGCTGGCCAGGCCCAAGCTGCCGGCGTACCTGGTGTGGCAGGCCGGGGAGATCATCTACTTCTTCGGCATCTGGTGGTACCTGCTGGCCGGCTCGCTCGAACAGCCGGGCATGGGCCTGTCCGACACGCTGTCCGCGGTGTTCTCCGGTCACGCCCCGGCCCTCGGAATCGACGACGGCGTCTACTACATCGCGCTGCTCGCGAGGTTCCTGACCGTCCTGATGCTGGCCGTGCTGGTCGTCATCGACATACTCGTTCCCCGGCTCGACATC
- a CDS encoding transglycosylase domain-containing protein codes for MLAAFGIGTLATICMVGVAYAMVKVPTVNEDSTEQGAQVYWSDGSPMMKIGSSRTIVPLSKISPNMQAAVLAAEDRKFYHESAISPTGIGRAVINDLSGGDTQGGSTITQQYVKNAYLSQEQTITRKFKEIFISVKVGKQQDKDMILQNYLNTIFFGRGANGVEAAAEAYYGVHAKDLTVPQAAVLAATVKQPGYYDPAEKGHLNDTIERYNFVLDGMVKIGKLSQADFLKYKDHLPKVIAVKKGNANAGQKGFMYERVHNALSGLGYSDTKIENGGLKVYTSWDKKLQAKAQSTVEQDLHAHNMPPYTRVGLVSMDPTKGEILAAYGGSDFIKRQVDDAYYSTAQVGSSFKPYVLAAALKSGISLKTQFNGLSPGWFNTDGDRVAAHTPGASEFSNDEANSPNPYVNLVDATADSLNTVYVPLGFKAGSQNVYNLAKDAGLPVHGLDDGHRGEGGFFLGQSDFAPINQASGYSTIANGGQYITPHSIRYVIEPSGKRTSPKLEKRTAFSDDVSRDVQYAMQAVVSKGTGKRAAIPGREIAGKTGTTNDNVAAWFSGFTPKQMVTTVGMWRYRDKDPKRHIKAHSYPLQHVGDYALVNGGDLPAQIWHDYMTGALSESKYSDVTHFEPPAYVGDTDQGQTPPPSATPTPTETPTCLPNQNPMRDHCKQDPNGGDQGQNCQLHPNRPGCPPPTGDPTDHPTCGIVGCQSTPPRPGGPGGGGGGGGGGGGQDTQAQAARPLKD; via the coding sequence TTGCTCGCCGCGTTCGGCATCGGCACACTCGCGACCATCTGCATGGTCGGCGTCGCGTACGCGATGGTGAAGGTGCCCACGGTCAACGAGGACAGCACGGAGCAGGGCGCGCAGGTCTACTGGAGCGACGGCAGCCCGATGATGAAGATCGGCAGCTCCCGTACGATCGTCCCGCTCAGCAAGATCTCGCCGAACATGCAGGCCGCGGTGCTCGCCGCGGAGGACCGGAAGTTCTACCACGAGTCGGCGATCTCGCCCACGGGCATCGGCCGCGCGGTCATCAACGACCTTTCCGGCGGCGACACGCAGGGTGGCTCGACCATCACCCAGCAGTACGTCAAGAACGCCTACCTGAGCCAAGAACAGACGATCACTCGTAAGTTCAAAGAGATCTTCATCTCGGTCAAGGTGGGCAAGCAGCAGGACAAGGACATGATCCTGCAGAACTACCTGAACACGATCTTCTTCGGCCGTGGGGCGAACGGCGTCGAGGCCGCGGCCGAGGCCTACTACGGCGTCCACGCCAAGGACCTCACGGTTCCGCAGGCCGCGGTGCTCGCCGCCACGGTCAAGCAGCCGGGCTACTACGACCCCGCCGAAAAGGGTCACCTGAACGACACCATCGAGCGGTACAACTTCGTCCTCGACGGCATGGTCAAGATCGGCAAGCTCTCCCAGGCCGACTTCCTGAAATACAAGGACCATCTGCCGAAGGTCATCGCGGTCAAGAAGGGCAACGCCAACGCGGGCCAGAAGGGCTTTATGTACGAACGCGTGCACAACGCCCTCAGCGGACTCGGGTACTCCGACACGAAGATCGAGAATGGCGGCCTGAAGGTCTACACGAGCTGGGACAAGAAGCTCCAGGCCAAGGCCCAGAGCACCGTCGAGCAGGACCTGCACGCCCACAACATGCCGCCCTACACCCGTGTGGGCCTGGTCTCGATGGATCCGACCAAGGGCGAGATCCTTGCCGCCTACGGCGGATCGGACTTCATCAAACGCCAGGTGGACGACGCCTACTACTCGACGGCTCAGGTCGGATCGTCCTTCAAGCCGTATGTGCTGGCCGCCGCGCTGAAGAGCGGCATCAGTCTCAAGACCCAGTTCAACGGCCTGTCACCAGGGTGGTTCAACACCGATGGTGACCGGGTCGCGGCGCACACCCCCGGTGCGAGTGAGTTCAGCAACGACGAGGCGAACTCACCGAACCCGTACGTCAACCTTGTCGATGCGACGGCGGACTCCCTCAACACGGTCTACGTACCGCTGGGCTTCAAGGCGGGGTCGCAGAACGTCTACAACCTCGCAAAGGACGCGGGACTGCCCGTGCACGGGCTGGATGACGGACATCGCGGCGAAGGTGGTTTCTTCCTCGGCCAGTCGGACTTCGCCCCGATCAACCAGGCCAGTGGCTACTCCACCATCGCCAACGGCGGGCAGTACATCACCCCGCACAGCATCCGGTACGTCATCGAGCCCAGCGGAAAGAGGACCTCGCCCAAGCTCGAGAAGCGGACGGCCTTCAGCGACGATGTCTCGCGCGACGTGCAGTACGCCATGCAGGCCGTGGTGAGTAAGGGGACCGGCAAGAGGGCGGCCATCCCCGGCCGGGAGATCGCGGGCAAGACCGGTACCACCAACGACAACGTCGCGGCCTGGTTCTCCGGCTTCACGCCGAAGCAGATGGTGACGACCGTCGGCATGTGGCGCTACAGGGACAAGGACCCGAAGCGCCACATCAAGGCTCATTCGTACCCCCTTCAGCATGTCGGCGACTACGCGTTGGTCAACGGTGGAGATCTCCCGGCGCAGATCTGGCATGACTACATGACCGGGGCTCTGAGCGAGAGCAAGTACAGCGACGTCACGCACTTCGAACCGCCGGCCTACGTGGGCGACACCGACCAGGGCCAGACGCCGCCCCCGTCCGCGACGCCGACACCGACGGAGACGCCGACGTGTCTGCCGAACCAGAACCCGATGAGGGATCACTGCAAGCAGGACCCGAACGGCGGCGACCAGGGGCAGAACTGCCAGCTGCATCCGAACCGACCAGGGTGCCCACCGCCGACCGGCGACCCGACGGACCACCCGACCTGCGGCATCGTGGGTTGCCAGTCGACGCCGCCTCGCCCCGGCGGCCCCGGTGGCGGCGGTGGCGGCGGTGGCGGCGGCGGTGGCCAGGACACACAAGCGCAGGCCGCAAGGCCGCTGAAGGACTAG
- a CDS encoding DUF5318 family protein: MWSQRMVVDYGLARRATLADLFSGGLTVDDACDAHPYLLRAAKYHGEPTEATCPVCEKERLTHVTYVYGDQLGRYAGRVKATHELQEMAREFGEFRAYVVEVCQSCGWNHLTLSYVLGHGEAESDEGRTART; encoded by the coding sequence ATGTGGTCGCAGCGAATGGTGGTCGACTACGGGCTCGCCCGGCGAGCCACGCTGGCCGACCTTTTCTCCGGCGGGCTGACCGTCGATGACGCCTGCGACGCGCATCCATACCTGCTCAGGGCGGCGAAGTACCACGGTGAGCCGACTGAGGCGACCTGCCCGGTGTGTGAGAAGGAACGCCTGACCCATGTGACCTACGTGTACGGCGACCAACTGGGTCGCTACGCGGGGCGCGTCAAGGCCACGCACGAGCTACAGGAGATGGCCCGGGAATTCGGGGAGTTCCGGGCGTATGTGGTCGAAGTATGCCAAAGTTGTGGCTGGAACCACTTGACTCTCTCGTACGTACTTGGACATGGGGAAGCCGAGTCTGACGAGGGTCGAACCGCACGGACATAG
- a CDS encoding PadR family transcriptional regulator: MRSKGGVLELAVLGLLHESPMHGYELRKRLNTLLGVFRAFSYGSLYPCLKQLLGQGLIMEEDQETVAVRPAATRRSKIVYKLTAEGKERLQELLSEAGPASWEDEGFGVHFAFFAHTRADVRLRILEGRRSRLEERREGVRAALARTRERVDNYTLELQQHGLESVEREVRWLNELIGRERAQQDEENR; encoded by the coding sequence ATGAGAAGCAAGGGTGGCGTGCTCGAGCTCGCCGTGCTCGGGCTGCTTCATGAGTCTCCGATGCACGGGTACGAGCTGCGCAAGCGGCTCAACACCCTGCTCGGGGTGTTCCGCGCGTTCTCCTACGGCTCGCTCTACCCGTGCCTGAAGCAACTGCTCGGGCAGGGGCTGATCATGGAGGAGGACCAGGAGACCGTCGCGGTGCGTCCGGCCGCCACGCGCCGCTCAAAAATCGTCTACAAGCTCACCGCCGAAGGGAAGGAGCGCCTGCAGGAGCTCCTCTCCGAGGCAGGCCCCGCCTCCTGGGAGGACGAGGGCTTCGGAGTGCACTTCGCCTTCTTCGCTCACACCCGCGCCGACGTACGGTTGCGGATTCTCGAAGGCCGGCGCAGCCGCCTCGAAGAACGACGGGAAGGCGTACGCGCCGCGCTGGCCCGCACTCGGGAACGCGTCGACAACTACACGCTCGAGCTGCAACAGCACGGGCTGGAGTCGGTCGAGCGCGAGGTCCGGTGGCTCAACGAGCTGATCGGGCGCGAGCGCGCACAACAAGACGAAGAGAACCGCTGA
- a CDS encoding inositol-3-phosphate synthase, with product MGSVRVAIVGVGNCASSLVQGVEYYKDASTDLRVPGLMHVQFGEYHVGDVEFVAAFDVDAKKVGRDLSEAIVASENNTIKICDVPPSGITVQRGHTFDGLGEYYREIIQESDESPVDVVQVLKDTQADVLVSYLPVGSEAADRFYAQACLDAKVAFVNALPVFIASDPTWAQKFTDAGVPIVGDDIKSQVGATITHRVMAKLFEDRGVELLRTYQLNFGGNMDFMNMLERKRLQSKKISKTQSVTSQIPHEMAKADVHIGPSDHVPWLDDRKWAYVRLEGRSFGDTPLNLEYKLEVWDSPNSAGVIIDAVRAAKIAKDRGIGGPILSASSYFMKSPPIQYNDDEARQAVEDFIAGDVER from the coding sequence ATGGGTTCAGTGCGCGTCGCCATTGTCGGTGTAGGCAACTGCGCGAGCTCGCTCGTTCAGGGAGTCGAGTACTACAAGGACGCCTCGACCGACCTGCGCGTCCCCGGCCTGATGCACGTCCAGTTCGGCGAGTACCACGTCGGTGACGTGGAGTTCGTCGCGGCGTTCGACGTGGACGCCAAGAAGGTCGGCCGTGACCTGTCCGAGGCGATCGTGGCCAGCGAGAACAACACGATCAAGATCTGTGATGTCCCGCCCTCCGGCATCACGGTGCAGCGTGGCCACACCTTCGACGGTCTCGGCGAGTACTACCGCGAGATCATCCAGGAGTCCGACGAGTCGCCGGTGGACGTCGTCCAGGTGCTCAAGGACACCCAGGCCGACGTGCTCGTGTCCTACCTGCCGGTGGGTTCCGAGGCGGCCGACCGCTTCTACGCCCAGGCCTGTCTGGACGCCAAGGTCGCGTTCGTCAACGCGCTGCCGGTCTTCATCGCCAGCGACCCGACGTGGGCCCAGAAGTTCACCGACGCCGGCGTGCCGATCGTCGGTGACGACATCAAGTCCCAGGTCGGCGCCACCATCACGCACCGCGTCATGGCCAAGCTGTTCGAGGACCGCGGCGTTGAGCTGCTGCGCACGTACCAGCTCAACTTCGGCGGCAACATGGACTTCATGAACATGCTGGAGCGCAAGCGCCTACAGTCCAAGAAGATCTCCAAGACCCAGTCGGTCACCTCCCAGATCCCGCACGAGATGGCAAAGGCCGACGTGCACATCGGCCCGTCGGACCACGTGCCGTGGCTGGACGACCGCAAGTGGGCCTACGTCCGCCTCGAGGGCCGTTCCTTTGGTGACACCCCGCTGAACCTGGAGTACAAGCTCGAGGTCTGGGACTCCCCGAACTCCGCCGGCGTCATCATCGACGCCGTGCGCGCCGCGAAGATCGCCAAGGACCGCGGCATCGGCGGCCCGATCCTGTCGGCGAGCTCGTACTTCATGAAGTCGCCCCCCATTCAGTACAACGACGACGAGGCCCGCCAGGCGGTAGAGGACTTCATCGCCGGCGACGTGGAGCGGTAA
- a CDS encoding ABC transporter substrate-binding protein — MTGRTTGLKAAAAIGVLAVALAACGGGSGDSDSSDSGTPVKGGTLKIVGAGDVDHLDTASGYTTVADSLARAWARRLFSYKSSNDQAEGSQVVPDIATEVPTTANGGISADGKTYTVKMRPGVQWNTQPPRDVVADDVVRGLKRLCNPNPNGTSGGAGYYKQTIVGMSAYCDGFAKVKKDDAKAIADYQNGHDISGLSAKDDHTVVFKLTQPATDFLNILAMSFATPAPKEYDAYVPDSDEFRQHTISNGPYQITKYVATKEIDLGRNPAWKPETDTLRKAYVDGIQVTEGQASPDAAEQQVEAGTADLLWDHAVPTTTIATMKASKDKRLGIFPGANSNPMLRFNFQSPNNNKAMANLKVRQAIEYAVNKDALAKIYGGTAINKPLSTVLPPGSTGYQASDIYPSPNYQGDIAKCKATLAEGLKEVGVSNLSLTYVYRNSSNHPKVTQSVADNLKACGIQTKLVSTTPDDFYGKFLSATAPSKEGKWDIAAPGWVADWPGNNARAFLVPLFDGRTCGEGSTNYGCYNSPTTNKLIDQALKAKTQQEAAGLWTQADQQIMKDAAFVPFMVQLTPLTRSNRVHNALFSQTAQLYDYTNIWLSK, encoded by the coding sequence ATGACTGGGAGAACGACGGGGTTGAAGGCAGCGGCCGCGATCGGCGTGCTGGCTGTCGCCCTTGCCGCGTGTGGCGGCGGGAGCGGCGACAGCGATAGCTCCGATAGCGGTACGCCCGTCAAGGGTGGCACACTCAAGATCGTCGGCGCTGGAGATGTCGACCACCTTGACACCGCCTCTGGCTACACGACTGTGGCCGACTCTTTGGCACGTGCGTGGGCTCGCCGGCTCTTCAGCTACAAGTCGAGCAACGACCAGGCCGAAGGCAGCCAGGTCGTGCCGGACATCGCCACGGAGGTGCCGACGACCGCCAACGGCGGTATCAGCGCCGATGGCAAGACGTACACGGTCAAGATGCGTCCCGGTGTCCAGTGGAACACCCAGCCGCCGCGTGACGTGGTCGCCGACGATGTGGTGCGCGGCCTCAAGCGGCTGTGCAACCCCAACCCGAACGGCACTTCCGGCGGGGCCGGCTACTACAAGCAGACCATCGTGGGAATGTCCGCGTACTGCGACGGCTTCGCCAAGGTGAAGAAGGACGACGCCAAGGCGATCGCCGACTACCAGAACGGCCACGACATCAGCGGCCTCTCGGCCAAGGACGACCACACCGTGGTGTTCAAGCTGACGCAGCCGGCGACGGACTTCCTCAACATCCTCGCGATGTCGTTCGCCACCCCGGCGCCCAAGGAATACGACGCCTACGTTCCGGACAGCGACGAGTTCCGCCAGCACACGATCTCCAACGGCCCGTACCAGATCACGAAGTACGTGGCCACCAAGGAGATCGACCTGGGGCGCAACCCGGCGTGGAAGCCCGAGACCGACACGCTGCGCAAGGCCTACGTCGACGGGATCCAGGTCACTGAGGGCCAGGCCTCCCCGGACGCGGCCGAGCAGCAGGTCGAGGCCGGCACGGCGGACCTGCTCTGGGACCACGCGGTCCCGACGACCACCATCGCCACGATGAAGGCATCGAAGGACAAGCGCCTCGGCATCTTCCCGGGTGCGAACTCCAACCCGATGCTGCGGTTCAACTTCCAGAGCCCGAACAACAACAAGGCGATGGCGAACCTCAAGGTCCGTCAGGCGATCGAGTACGCGGTCAACAAGGACGCGCTCGCGAAGATCTACGGCGGCACGGCCATCAACAAGCCGCTGTCGACGGTGCTTCCCCCCGGCAGCACCGGCTACCAGGCGTCGGACATCTACCCCTCGCCGAACTACCAGGGCGATATCGCCAAGTGCAAGGCCACCCTGGCCGAGGGCCTCAAGGAGGTCGGCGTCAGCAACCTGTCGCTGACCTACGTCTACCGCAACTCCAGCAACCACCCCAAGGTGACGCAGTCGGTCGCGGACAACCTGAAGGCCTGCGGGATCCAGACCAAGCTGGTCTCGACGACGCCGGACGACTTCTACGGCAAGTTCCTGTCGGCCACGGCTCCGTCCAAGGAAGGCAAGTGGGACATCGCCGCCCCCGGCTGGGTCGCCGACTGGCCCGGCAACAACGCGCGCGCGTTCCTGGTGCCGCTGTTCGACGGCCGTACCTGCGGTGAGGGTTCGACCAACTACGGCTGCTACAACAGCCCGACCACCAACAAGCTGATCGACCAGGCGCTCAAGGCCAAGACCCAGCAAGAGGCTGCCGGTCTTTGGACGCAGGCCGACCAGCAGATCATGAAGGACGCGGCGTTCGTGCCCTTCATGGTGCAGCTGACCCCGCTGACTCGCTCGAACCGGGTGCACAACGCCCTGTTCTCGCAGACGGCGCAGCTGTACGACTACACCAACATTTGGCTGAGCAAGTAG
- a CDS encoding ABC transporter ATP-binding protein, which yields MSLLEVTDLQVSFNTSDGVVQAVRGISFSIEPGRTLGIVGESGSGKSVSTQTLLGLNSGARVSGSALFEGQDLLAMNPDQLRRIRGAQISMIFQDPLSSLHPLYKVGWQIVEMIRTHEPEVGKAAARKRAVELLAMVGIPQPDRRVDDFPHQFSGGMRQRAMIAMALALSPKLIIADEPTTALDATVQAQILDLMQRLQREFDTALIMITHDLGVIADIADDVLVMYAGKPVEHTDRRSLYYRPHHPYTKGLLESIPLSTGASERLTPIPGQPPSLINLPTGCSFHPRCAYVMDKCITDGPELRAVGAEADDGVRHDSACWLPRAATGLTAEAEQLRTNAALEGRTGAAKKIADQIAGEVKGPVAS from the coding sequence ATGAGCCTTCTCGAGGTCACCGACCTACAGGTCTCATTCAATACCTCGGACGGCGTGGTTCAGGCGGTTCGCGGTATCAGCTTCAGCATCGAGCCCGGCCGGACACTCGGCATCGTGGGCGAGTCGGGATCGGGCAAGAGCGTCTCTACACAGACGCTGCTCGGACTCAACTCCGGTGCTCGTGTCAGCGGTAGTGCCCTCTTCGAGGGGCAGGACCTGCTCGCGATGAATCCTGATCAGCTGCGCCGGATCCGCGGAGCCCAGATCAGCATGATCTTCCAGGATCCTCTGTCCAGTCTGCACCCTCTGTACAAAGTGGGCTGGCAGATCGTTGAAATGATCCGCACCCACGAGCCGGAGGTGGGCAAGGCCGCGGCGCGCAAGCGTGCGGTCGAGCTCCTCGCCATGGTCGGGATCCCGCAGCCGGACCGGCGCGTCGACGACTTCCCCCACCAGTTCTCCGGCGGCATGCGGCAGCGCGCGATGATCGCGATGGCACTCGCGCTCAGCCCCAAGCTGATCATCGCTGACGAGCCGACCACGGCGCTGGACGCAACGGTCCAGGCGCAGATCCTCGACCTCATGCAGCGGCTGCAGCGGGAGTTCGACACGGCGCTCATCATGATCACGCACGACCTGGGCGTGATCGCCGACATCGCGGACGACGTGCTCGTGATGTACGCGGGAAAGCCGGTCGAGCACACCGACCGCCGGTCGCTCTACTACCGGCCGCATCACCCCTATACCAAGGGCCTGCTCGAGTCGATCCCCCTGTCCACCGGTGCGAGCGAGCGCCTGACCCCCATCCCCGGCCAGCCTCCGAGCCTGATCAACCTGCCCACCGGCTGCTCGTTCCATCCGCGATGTGCCTACGTCATGGACAAGTGCATCACCGATGGGCCGGAGCTGCGTGCGGTGGGCGCCGAGGCCGACGACGGAGTACGCCACGACTCGGCCTGCTGGCTGCCCAGAGCGGCGACCGGCCTCACCGCCGAAGCCGAGCAGCTCCGCACCAATGCCGCCCTCGAGGGTCGTACGGGCGCGGCGAAGAAGATCGCCGATCAGATCGCCGGCGAAGTGAAGGGACCGGTCGCCTCATGA
- a CDS encoding ABC transporter ATP-binding protein, with amino-acid sequence MSDVTGGGDVLVNIEDVYKHFPIKQGIVFQREVARVHAVDGVNLEVRRGETLGIVGETGCGKSTLARCITGLHPVTKGRIVFDGTDITELGRRQMKTFRRDVQMIFQDPYGSLNPRRRVGSIIGDPFTIHNIADGAERKKRVQELMELVGLNPEHFNRFPAEFSGGQRQRIGVARALALRPKLIVCDEPVSALDVSIQAQVINLLKDLQRELGLTYVFIAHDLSVVRHVSDRVAVMYLGRIAELSDGETLYERPRHPYTNALLSAASIADPDRAEKRERIVLFGDVPSPINPPSGCRFHPRCPKAQERCTVEEPVLSVTSGDPDNHITACHFPVEAGERLAEERATIEQQSTEPTLPSA; translated from the coding sequence ATGAGCGATGTCACCGGAGGCGGTGACGTCCTCGTCAACATCGAGGACGTGTACAAGCACTTCCCCATCAAGCAGGGGATCGTCTTCCAGCGGGAGGTCGCTCGCGTTCATGCCGTCGACGGCGTGAACCTCGAGGTCCGCCGCGGCGAGACGCTCGGCATCGTCGGCGAGACGGGCTGTGGCAAGTCGACCCTGGCACGCTGCATCACCGGGCTGCACCCGGTCACCAAGGGCCGGATCGTCTTCGACGGCACCGACATCACCGAGCTCGGCCGCCGGCAGATGAAGACCTTCCGCCGCGACGTGCAGATGATCTTCCAGGACCCGTACGGCTCGCTGAACCCGCGCCGCCGCGTCGGCTCGATCATCGGTGACCCGTTCACCATCCACAACATCGCCGATGGCGCGGAGCGCAAGAAGCGCGTCCAGGAGCTCATGGAGCTGGTCGGGCTCAACCCCGAGCACTTCAACCGTTTCCCGGCGGAGTTCTCCGGCGGACAGCGGCAGCGCATCGGCGTCGCCAGGGCGCTGGCGCTGCGTCCCAAGCTGATCGTCTGCGACGAGCCGGTGTCGGCGCTGGACGTGTCGATCCAGGCCCAGGTCATCAACCTGCTCAAGGATCTGCAGCGCGAGCTCGGCCTGACCTACGTCTTCATCGCGCACGACCTGTCGGTCGTCCGGCACGTCAGCGACCGGGTCGCGGTCATGTACCTCGGGCGGATCGCCGAGCTGTCGGATGGCGAGACGCTGTACGAGCGCCCGCGCCACCCGTACACCAACGCGCTCCTGTCGGCGGCCTCGATCGCCGACCCGGACCGTGCGGAGAAGCGCGAGCGGATCGTGCTGTTCGGGGACGTGCCGTCGCCGATCAACCCGCCGTCCGGCTGCCGCTTCCACCCTCGGTGCCCCAAGGCGCAGGAACGCTGCACCGTGGAGGAGCCGGTTCTCAGCGTTACGAGCGGCGACCCGGACAACCACATCACCGCCTGCCATTTCCCGGTCGAGGCGGGTGAGCGTCTGGCTGAAGAGAGGGCCACGATCGAGCAGCAGTCCACCGAGCCGACGCTCCCGAGCGCCTAA
- a CDS encoding ABC transporter permease translates to MSLIDLEAEVPPAEAEEARAIKGRTPWQLAWARLRQDKIAIISAVVIVLILLMAVCAPLLTHWFGTDPTKTNTNTGLDPDGLPIGPGAHHLLGTDELGRDIFSRAIYGARVSLEVGLISTLIATIIGVAIGLVAGYYSGWLDSALSRVLEIVLSFPYLIVALVVAATIGPSETGEICVISAFSFAAIARVVRGQVIQIKAREYIEAARSLGASNLRIMVIDILPNLLAPVIVLATLLIPTAIVTESTLTFLGAGVDIRIPSWGGMLSESTQYYRVAWWYLFVPSGLLLLTTLAFNMLGDGVRDALDPRSERVLAKAGK, encoded by the coding sequence ATGAGTCTGATAGATCTCGAGGCCGAGGTCCCCCCGGCCGAGGCCGAAGAGGCCCGCGCCATCAAGGGACGCACGCCTTGGCAGCTCGCCTGGGCCCGGCTGCGCCAGGACAAAATCGCCATCATCTCGGCAGTGGTCATCGTCCTGATCCTCTTGATGGCCGTCTGCGCGCCGCTGCTGACGCACTGGTTCGGCACCGATCCGACGAAGACCAACACCAACACCGGGCTGGACCCCGATGGCCTGCCCATCGGACCCGGCGCCCATCACCTGCTCGGCACCGACGAGCTCGGCCGGGACATCTTCTCCCGTGCCATCTACGGTGCCCGCGTCTCTCTTGAGGTCGGTCTCATCTCCACGCTGATCGCCACGATCATCGGCGTGGCCATCGGCCTGGTCGCCGGTTACTACTCCGGCTGGCTCGATTCTGCCCTATCCCGGGTGCTGGAGATCGTGCTCTCCTTCCCCTATCTGATCGTGGCGCTCGTCGTGGCCGCCACCATCGGCCCCAGCGAGACAGGTGAGATCTGCGTCATCAGCGCCTTCTCCTTCGCCGCCATCGCGAGAGTCGTGCGCGGCCAGGTGATCCAGATCAAGGCGAGGGAGTACATCGAGGCGGCGCGTTCGCTCGGTGCCAGCAACCTGCGGATCATGGTCATCGACATCCTGCCGAACCTCCTCGCCCCCGTGATCGTCCTGGCGACGCTGCTGATCCCCACGGCGATCGTGACGGAGTCGACACTGACCTTCCTCGGCGCCGGCGTCGACATCCGCATCCCCAGCTGGGGCGGCATGCTCAGCGAGTCGACGCAGTACTACCGGGTCGCCTGGTGGTACCTGTTCGTCCCGAGCGGTCTGCTGCTGCTCACCACACTGGCGTTCAACATGCTCGGCGACGGCGTGCGCGACGCGCTCGACCCGCGCAGCGAACGCGTACTGGCCAAGGCCGGAAAGTAG